Proteins co-encoded in one Aethina tumida isolate Nest 87 chromosome 7, icAetTumi1.1, whole genome shotgun sequence genomic window:
- the LOC109596466 gene encoding alpha-latroinsectotoxin-Lt1a, with the protein MDEYQDMLEQLFINTNLHFDESLREQLLKTVDDLNRKFDGEVNKKFLIRVTVLHIACFIGCEPLIRFLVDVCPSLINQVDLDGRPPLFYLIKKYQPENLSMIELLISKGAIVPLDFKWADSCNCNLLHVAAAYGNRHVVDLILNESDLLNKKDSGGRSAIYYSLTYKNFDTFEYLIEKNADLTHKFRRCKSTNDNLLHLAVSLGKTETVDVIIKKIPELVHWKNSLGQTPIVYAFEANNMPIIKLLLDNKAELDIKFTWKGFENNNLLHVAASHNNIELAELLLSKHPELLDLRDAVNCAPIYYAVDNSNTEMVNYLLNINADISFLFYMDGDGCNLLHLAAYNGIIDIAKALLHKDPGLLNRKSKSNCTPLFYAIEEDNDEMIKFLLSKDVDVSFEFDSEWEHSNLLHLTTDTKLAEALLDIDPELVNKKNSCQLTPLYNAVEQNNIEMVQLLIRRNADVSFTFLWDNLGSSLLHVAAFYNYTEIAQLLINQDPSLVNLKNAGNLPPLHYALEQRNDDMVVLLLENNAIADPKTSVISMLFYLAAENEKVAKLIQNKCPDLINKMTSENFPLLFDPVNGNSYEKTKWYIEQGADVSVQFTWHSSNTTILHVAATKKDTRIAELILSKNRELVNLPNGDNMPPLFYAVKFRNPNMISLLLNNNAEIDYLKYLKGMSEDSPLHVAAELGHLQLAEKVLEKYPDQVNRLNVNEQTPLVCAALNKKYEMVKFLRSNNSDIGVRFTWIDRFTNLLHVAAAQDDQELANDILKINPNILNTITSGGKTPLYYAVVNNNVNMAQILLEKRADESHIVFRWEWCDGNTLIHISADKGLTEVIKVIIDKDPELLNVVNSFNQPPVLYAIKNNHEDTLKYFLDEACDLSLEFLWNGVRGMNLLHVASVVGNLEMVELILKKNPELINKKNEWNQTPIVCASIFEHQKIVQFLLDNNADCSVKFMWNWVNDNNLLHVLCFYGNIELIDTVLRKNPNLLNDKNENNRTPLSFAIQKRHTELSKYLIHMNCDVSTSFKFISEQNNLLHIACLTHQDEIVQILLGKDPNLVNATDSWNRPPILYAVLKGNLDLVDILLENNADASILFKWGCHNMSLLHVCRYEKISERILKAYPHLINVRNSKNMTPIVYAMNNVNKSGMAQFFLKHNADISVKFEWDGVPGSNLMHVIASLGYLNIATKIYAKNPDLIKQKNSMDQTPIVEAIINDQLLVFNWITYTNPNFANERCDYYNIVRGSLLHISVCKGFMKISQNILAANSRLLDEKDANGYTPLAIAVQENQDACVDWLINQNANCCSKTNKGRNLWHVLAESAKGKVSTANLLYPHCSKLITETDIHGRTALKLLEGRKTFAGKQELLKWFKEKLEETNDEVTNKESDLGNFLIFLTMYLNYYYKQYVLNNEYYIFLTIFLLILAVFTSYYI; encoded by the coding sequence atggacGAATATCAGGATATGTTAGAACAACTTTTCATTAATACCAACCTTCACTTCGACGAAAGCTTACgagaacaattattaaaaacagtcGATGATCTAAATCGTAAATTTGATGGAGAagtgaacaaaaaatttctaataagagTCACCGTTCTACATATAGCTTGCTTCATTGGTTGTGAACCTTTAATAAGATTTCTTGTTGATGTTTGTCCATCTCTAATAAATCAAGTGGACTTAGACGGACGTCCACCTTTATTCTATCTAATTAAGAAATACCAGCCAGAAAATTTGAGCATgattgaattgttaattagtaaaGGTGCAATCGTTCCACTTGACTTCAAATGGGCCGATTCATGTAATTGCAATTTATTACATGTAGCAGCGGCGTATGGCAATAGGCATGTGGtagatctaattttaaatgaaagtgatcttttgaataaaaaagattCGGGAGGACGTTCTGCAATTTATTACTCTCTaacttacaaaaattttgatacgTTTGAGTAtttgattgaaaaaaatgCAGATCTTACTCACAAATTTAGACGATGtaaatcaactaatgacaatTTACTGCATTTAGCTGTTTCACTAGGAAAAACTGAAACAGTTGatgtaattattaagaaaatccCAGAATTGGTGCATTGGAAGAATTCTTTGGGACAAACTCCGATAGTTTATGCATTTGAAGCCAACAATATGCCAATAATTAAACTTCTGTTGGATAATAAGGCTGAACTAGACATAAAGTTTACATGGAAAggatttgaaaacaataatttgttacacGTGGCAGCGTCCcacaataatattgaattagcAGAGTTACTTCTCTCCAAACATCCGGAACTACTTGATCTAAGAGATGCAGTGAATTGTGCGCCCATTTACTACGCAGTCGACAACAGTAATACTGAGatggtaaattatttactaaacatAAACGCAGACAtttctttccttttttatatgGATGGGGATggttgtaatttattacatctAGCTGCATATAATGGTATTATTGATATAGCTAAAGCTCTTTTACATAAAGATCCAGGACTTCTAAATAGAAAATCAAAATCCAATTGTACACCACTATTTTATGCTATCGAAGAAGATAATgatgaaatgataaaattccTTCTGAGTAAAGATGTGGATGTATCCTTTGAATTTGACAGCGAGTGGGAACATTCCAATCTTTTACATTTAACCACCGACACAAAGTTAGCTGAAGCTCTTTTAGACATAGATCCCGAGcttgtgaataaaaaaaactccTGTCAGTTAACACCACTTTATAATGCAGTCGAGCAGAATAACATAGAAATGGTTCAACTTCTTATAAGAAGAAACGCAGACGTTTCATTTACGTTTTTGTGGGACAATTTGGGCTCCAGCTTGCTGCACGTAGCTGCTTTCTATAACTACACAGAAATTGctcagttattaataaatcaggaTCCCAGTTTGGTTAATTTAAAGAACGCTGGGAACTTACCACCACTTCATTACGCTTTAGAACAACGCAACGATGATAtggttgttttattgttagaaAATAATGCAATTGCTGATCCGAAAACATCAGTAATTTCCATGTTGTTTTATCTGGCAgctgaaaatgaaaaagttgctaaactaattcaaaataaatgtccagatctaattaataaaatgacgtCTGAAAATTTTCCGTTACTTTTCGATCCAGTTAACGGTAATTCgtatgaaaaaacaaaatggtACATTGAACAAGGAGCAGATGTTTCAGTACAGTTTACATGGCACTCAAGTAACACCACTATTCTTCACGTAGCTGCTACCAAAAAGGATACACGTATTGCTGaactaattttaagtaaaaatcgGGAACTGGTGAATCTACCAAATGGTGATAATATGCCTCCTCTGTTTTATGctgttaaatttagaaatccgAATATGATATCATTATTGTTGAATAACAACGCCgaaatagattatttaaaatatttaaaaggaatGTCCGAAGATAGTCCTCTACACGTTGCTGCAGAGTTGGGACATTTACAACTCGCAGAGAAGGTATTAGAAAAATACCCTGATCAGGTGAATAGACTAAATGTAAATGAACAAACGCCTCTTGTTTGTGCTGCTTTAAACAAAAAGTATGAGATGGTAAAGTTCTTGAGAAGCAATAACTCTGACATTGGAGTGAGATTCACTTGGATCGACaggtttacaaatttattacacgTAGCTGCAGCTCAAGACGACCAAGAATTAGCTAatgatattcttaaaataaacccTAACATTTTGAATACCATAACCAGTGGCGGAAAAACTCCTTTATATTACGCTGTTGTAAACAATAATGTGAACATGGCACAAATTTTGCTAGAGAAACGTGCAGATGAAAGTCACATAGTGTTTCGCTGGGAATGGTGTGATGGAAAtactttaattcatatttctgCAGATAAGGGACTAACTGAagtaattaaagttattatagaTAAGGATCCTGAGCTTCTCAATGTTGTGAATAGTTTTAATCAACCACCAGTATTATATGCTATCAAAAATAATCACGAGGAtacgttaaaatattttctagatGAAGCCTGTGATTTATCTCTGGAGTTCCTTTGGAATGGTGTTAGAGGAATGAATTTACTTCATGTTGCGTCAGTGGTAGGAAATCTAGAAATGGTTGAATTGATATTGAAGAAAAATCCCgaactaataaataagaaaaatgagtGGAATCAAACCCCAATTGTTTGTGCTAGCATATTTGAACaccaaaaaattgtacaatttttgcTCGATAATAATGCAGATTGTTCTGTTAAGTTTATGTGGAATTGGGTGaacgataataatttattgcacgTTTTATGTTTCTATGGAAACATCGAACTAATTGATACAGTACTAAGAAAAAATCCAAATCTACTCAATGATAAGAACGAAAACAATCGCACACCTTTAAGTTTTGCAATACAGAAACGTCACACTGAAttaagcaaatatttaattcacatGAATTGCGACGTTTCAACgtcgtttaaatttatatctgaACAAAACAATTTGCTTCACATTGCCTGTTTAACGCACCAAGATGAAATAGTTCAGATACTTTTAGGAAAAGATCCCAATTTGGTAAATGCCACTGATTCATGGAACAGGCCCCCTATTTTATATGCGGTTCTTAAAGGGAATTTGGATTTGGTGGATATATTACTAGAAAACAATGCTGATGCGTCGATTCTATTCAAGTGGGGTTGCCACAATATGAGTTTATTACATGTTTGcagatatgaaaaaatttctgAAAGAATTTTGAAAGCCTATCCCCACTTAATAAATGTAaggaattctaaaaatatgacGCCTATAGTTTATGCAATgaacaatgtaaataaatcagGTATGGcacaatttttcttaaaacataATGCAGACATTTCGGTTAAGTTCGAATGGGATGGTGTACCTGGAAGTAATTTAATGCACGTGATAGCGTCCTtaggatatttaaatattgcaaCCAAAATCTATGCCAAAAATCCTGacctaataaaacaaaagaacAGCATGGATCAAACACCCATTGTAGAAGCCATCATTAACGATCAGTTATTAGTGTTTAATTGGATTACATATACTAATCCAAACTTTGCTAATGAAAGATGCGATTACTACAATATTGTACGAGGAAGTTTATTACACATATCTGTTTGTAAaggttttatgaaaatatcacaaaatataCTGGCAGCAAATAGTCGATTATTGGATGAAAAAGATGCGAATGGATACACTCCTCTGGCAATTGCTGTGCAGGAGAATCAGGATGCTTGTGTGGATTGGCTGATAAATCAGAACGCTAATTGTTGTTCTAAAACAAATAAGGGTAGGAATTTGTGGCATGTTTTGGCGGAAAGTGCAAAAGGGAAGGTGTCGACTGCTAATTTGTTGTACCCACACTGTTCTAAACTGATAACTGAAACAGATATACATGGAAGAACTGCTCTGAAACTTCTTGAAGGGCGCAAGACATTCGCAGGTAAACAGGAATTACTTAAATGGTTCAAAGAAAAGTTGGAGGAGACGAATGACGAAGTAACCAACAAAGAGTCAGATCTGgggaattttttaatctttttaacaatgtacttgaattattattataaacaatatgtaCTTAACAATGagtactatatttttttaacaatttttttattaattttagctgTTTTTACGTCttactatatttaa